Proteins encoded together in one uncultured Flavobacterium sp. window:
- the rsmG gene encoding 16S rRNA (guanine(527)-N(7))-methyltransferase RsmG, whose translation MDEILKYFPDLTDIQIEQFQKLDFLYHDWNEKINVISRKDIDALYTKHILHSLGIAKIMKFEPGATVLDVGTGGGFPGIPLAILFPETRFYLIDVIAKKIKVVQGVVDALELKNVKAEQKRAELVKGDFDFIVSRAVTNMPDFVSWIKDKIKKQHKHTLKNGILYLKGGDLTEELKDFPKATLYDLSTIFEDEFFETKKVVHLPLKFTV comes from the coding sequence ATGGATGAGATATTGAAATATTTTCCTGATTTGACCGACATTCAAATCGAACAATTTCAAAAATTAGACTTTTTATACCACGATTGGAATGAAAAAATCAATGTGATTTCACGTAAAGATATTGATGCCTTATATACTAAACACATTTTGCACTCGCTGGGAATTGCAAAAATCATGAAGTTTGAGCCGGGGGCAACTGTTTTGGATGTTGGAACCGGTGGAGGATTTCCGGGCATTCCGTTAGCAATTCTTTTTCCGGAAACGCGTTTTTATTTAATTGATGTTATTGCCAAGAAAATTAAAGTGGTTCAGGGTGTTGTTGATGCGTTAGAATTAAAGAACGTAAAAGCAGAACAAAAACGTGCTGAATTAGTAAAAGGGGATTTCGATTTTATTGTAAGCCGGGCTGTAACCAATATGCCTGATTTTGTTTCCTGGATAAAAGATAAAATCAAAAAGCAGCATAAGCACACTTTGAAAAATGGTATTCTATATTTAAAAGGCGGTGATTTGACAGAAGAACTAAAAGATTTTCCGAAAGCAACTTTATATGATTTATCTACTATTTTTGAAGATGAATTTTTTGAAACCAAAAAAGTGGTGCATTTGCCTTTAAAGTTTACAGTTTAA
- a CDS encoding DUF5103 domain-containing protein, with amino-acid sequence MPKFLFRNLLLLFIFASATAQNVQTEVVPPYNIKTVSFIQGGNNVVPIFQLGDSFQFQFDDLFGNEANYYFEVTHCDYNWVPTDIPKTDYISGFDNQRITDYSNSFNTLQVYSHYRLPFPNQFTSQLRISGNYILKILNEDREVVFSRKFILYEDHSTVTAQVKRSRDVTNIDYKQNLDFAVLSNDIVFQTPLQNVKVLLLQNGNFNTAIKNIPPQYTIGNQLVYKYDKETQFWGGNEFLYFENKDIRAGSNNVARVGANNDIYNSYLYTNLARANQIYTLNQDVNGNFVVKNINAANNEIEADYAWVYFSLSAPAFRSSSKDIYITGMFNNYSLSPEYKMDYNAEKALYEKAVMIKQGFTNFQYTIADKKGVIDHENAIDGNFYQTENEYTILVYYKETSDRYQRVIGKGNANSINIIN; translated from the coding sequence ATGCCAAAATTTTTATTTAGAAATCTCCTGTTGCTTTTCATTTTTGCTTCGGCGACAGCTCAGAACGTACAAACAGAAGTTGTACCTCCCTATAATATCAAAACTGTTTCATTTATTCAGGGTGGTAATAATGTTGTTCCAATATTTCAATTAGGCGATTCATTCCAATTTCAATTTGATGATTTATTTGGTAATGAAGCTAATTATTATTTTGAAGTCACCCATTGCGATTACAATTGGGTCCCAACTGATATTCCAAAAACAGATTATATAAGTGGTTTCGACAATCAGAGAATTACAGATTATTCGAATTCATTCAACACACTTCAGGTTTATTCTCATTATCGACTTCCTTTCCCAAATCAGTTTACTAGTCAGCTGCGCATTTCAGGAAACTATATTTTGAAAATTCTTAATGAAGACAGAGAAGTTGTCTTCTCCAGAAAGTTTATTTTATACGAAGATCATTCTACGGTTACGGCTCAGGTAAAAAGAAGCCGTGATGTTACTAATATAGATTACAAACAAAATCTTGATTTTGCTGTATTATCAAACGACATTGTTTTTCAGACTCCGTTGCAAAACGTAAAAGTTCTTTTATTACAAAACGGAAATTTTAATACCGCTATTAAAAACATTCCGCCACAATATACAATCGGAAATCAACTGGTTTATAAATACGATAAAGAAACCCAGTTTTGGGGCGGAAACGAGTTTTTATATTTTGAAAATAAGGATATCCGCGCCGGAAGTAATAATGTTGCAAGAGTTGGTGCAAATAATGATATTTACAATTCTTACTTATACACAAATCTGGCGCGAGCCAATCAGATTTATACTTTAAATCAGGATGTAAACGGAAACTTTGTTGTCAAAAATATAAACGCCGCCAATAACGAAATCGAAGCTGATTATGCCTGGGTTTATTTCAGCTTGTCTGCTCCGGCTTTCAGATCATCAAGCAAAGACATTTATATTACAGGAATGTTCAACAATTACAGCCTGTCGCCAGAATATAAAATGGATTATAATGCCGAAAAAGCATTATATGAAAAAGCGGTTATGATTAAGCAGGGTTTTACAAATTTTCAATACACAATTGCCGATAAAAAAGGTGTTATTGACCATGAAAATGCAATTGACGGAAATTTTTATCAAACTGAAAATGAGTACACCATACTAGTTTATTACAAAGAAACCTCAGATCGTTATCAAAGAGTTATAGGAAAAGGAAATGCCAACTCAATAAACATCATAAATTAA
- a CDS encoding response regulator transcription factor, with translation MKHKCIIVDDEPLARELIASHLVNFESFELINSFENALKAYTFLETNTVDLIFLDIEMPLLKGNDFLKKLKNPPKVIFTTAYREYAIEGYELNVIDYLLKPITFDRFFVSIEKFKQLQTSKKEISSTTENHIFVTSGSKNIKIIFDEILYVESLKDYITIHLESGKSHHIKQNISVFEKLLNANFVRIHRSFIIQTKKMTAYSKNEVEINTIEIPIGTSYKENWLNHLETIVLK, from the coding sequence ATGAAACACAAATGTATTATTGTTGACGACGAGCCTTTGGCAAGAGAATTAATTGCTTCTCATCTAGTAAATTTTGAAAGTTTTGAATTAATCAATTCTTTTGAAAATGCATTAAAAGCCTATACTTTTTTGGAAACAAATACAGTTGATTTAATTTTTCTGGATATCGAAATGCCTTTACTAAAAGGAAATGACTTCCTGAAGAAACTCAAAAATCCGCCAAAAGTGATTTTTACAACTGCTTATAGAGAATATGCAATTGAAGGATATGAACTCAACGTTATAGATTATCTTTTGAAACCAATAACTTTTGATCGCTTTTTTGTTTCAATCGAAAAATTCAAACAATTACAAACTTCAAAAAAAGAAATTAGCTCAACAACTGAGAATCATATTTTTGTAACCAGCGGCAGTAAAAACATCAAAATTATCTTTGATGAAATTTTGTACGTCGAAAGTCTGAAAGATTATATCACCATTCATCTTGAAAGCGGAAAATCGCATCATATAAAACAAAACATTTCGGTTTTTGAAAAATTACTGAACGCTAATTTTGTTCGAATTCATCGCTCTTTCATTATTCAGACAAAAAAAATGACTGCATATTCTAAAAACGAAGTTGAAATAAATACCATTGAAATTCCAATTGGAACCAGCTACAAAGAAAACTGGCTGAATCATTTAGAAACGATTGTTCTAAAATAA
- the pruA gene encoding L-glutamate gamma-semialdehyde dehydrogenase — protein MLKGFFHVPKAVNEPVKGYAPNSPEKAAVQAAYTTMWNSKIDVPLYIGSEEIRTGNTRTMSAPHDHKHIVGTYHLAEKQHIEKAIANALESRKAWANMAWEQRAAIFLKAAELIAGPYRARINAATMIGQSKNIHQAEIDASCELIDFLRYNVEFMTQIYNDQPKSDSSVWNRLEYRPLEGFVYAITPFNFTAIAANLPASAAMMGNVVIWKPSDSQVFSTQIIIEVFKEAGVPDGVINVVFGDALMITDTVLASRDFAGIHFTGSTHVFKDIWAKIGANIHNYKTYPRIVGETGGKDFIIAHPSANVKQVVTGITRGAFEFQGQKCSAASRAYIPQSLWPAVKEQLIADVKSMKMGSPEDFGNFITAVIHEGSFDKLASYIDQAKKDADAEIIVGGNYDKSVGYFIEPTVIVTTNPKYTTMETELFGPVITIYVYEDAKWEEALELVDTTSEYALTGAVFSQDRYAIEVATTKLQNAAGNFYINDKPTGAVVGMQPFGGARASGTNDKAGSALNLLRWASPRTIKETFVTPEDYRYPFLG, from the coding sequence ATGCTAAAAGGATTCTTTCATGTACCAAAAGCGGTAAACGAACCGGTAAAAGGATACGCACCTAACTCACCAGAAAAAGCAGCTGTTCAGGCAGCTTATACCACTATGTGGAATTCTAAAATTGACGTTCCTTTATATATTGGAAGCGAAGAAATCAGAACTGGAAATACAAGAACAATGTCAGCTCCACACGATCACAAACATATCGTAGGAACTTATCATTTAGCTGAAAAACAACATATCGAAAAAGCAATTGCTAATGCTCTTGAATCAAGAAAAGCATGGGCAAATATGGCATGGGAACAACGTGCTGCTATTTTCTTAAAAGCTGCTGAACTTATTGCAGGTCCATACAGAGCTCGTATCAACGCAGCTACAATGATTGGACAATCTAAAAATATTCACCAGGCAGAAATTGATGCTTCTTGCGAATTAATTGACTTTTTGCGTTACAACGTAGAATTCATGACGCAAATTTATAACGATCAGCCAAAATCAGATTCTTCTGTTTGGAATCGTTTAGAATACAGACCTCTTGAAGGTTTTGTTTACGCTATTACTCCTTTCAACTTTACTGCCATTGCTGCAAATCTTCCTGCAAGTGCTGCTATGATGGGTAACGTTGTGATCTGGAAACCAAGTGATAGTCAAGTTTTCTCTACACAAATTATCATCGAAGTTTTCAAAGAAGCTGGTGTTCCTGATGGAGTTATCAATGTTGTTTTTGGTGATGCTTTAATGATTACTGATACTGTTTTGGCAAGCCGTGATTTTGCCGGAATTCACTTTACAGGATCAACTCACGTATTTAAAGATATCTGGGCTAAAATTGGTGCAAACATTCACAATTATAAAACATATCCAAGAATTGTTGGAGAAACTGGTGGTAAAGATTTTATCATTGCACACCCAAGCGCAAACGTAAAACAAGTTGTTACTGGTATTACTCGTGGTGCTTTTGAATTTCAAGGACAAAAATGTTCAGCAGCTTCAAGAGCTTATATTCCACAAAGTTTATGGCCAGCTGTAAAAGAACAATTAATTGCTGATGTAAAATCAATGAAAATGGGTTCTCCTGAAGATTTCGGAAACTTCATTACTGCAGTTATTCACGAAGGTTCTTTTGATAAATTAGCTAGTTATATCGACCAGGCTAAAAAAGACGCTGATGCTGAAATCATCGTTGGAGGAAATTACGATAAATCAGTTGGATACTTTATCGAGCCAACAGTTATTGTAACTACAAACCCAAAATACACTACAATGGAAACCGAATTATTCGGACCAGTTATTACTATTTATGTTTATGAAGATGCAAAATGGGAAGAAGCTTTAGAATTAGTTGATACTACTTCTGAGTATGCTTTGACAGGAGCTGTATTTAGCCAGGATCGTTATGCTATTGAAGTAGCAACTACTAAATTGCAAAATGCTGCCGGTAACTTCTACATCAACGATAAACCAACAGGAGCTGTTGTAGGAATGCAGCCTTTTGGTGGAGCAAGAGCTTCAGGAACTAACGATAAAGCAGGTTCTGCATTAAACTTATTACGTTGGGCATCTCCTAGAACTATCAAAGAAACTTTTGTAACTCCAGAAGATTACAGATACCCGTTTTTAGGATAA
- a CDS encoding histidine kinase, whose protein sequence is MNFIKKLDLKRIALHCFYWIFFFFFYVSNKSDNENYYDFTFIYTWKILAQVSVAYGLIYWIIPNTLNKKRYLLFIISALGWLYLVFALLMILKFYYLEPKFPDFFKDWFGHKMTVPERLTSFKLMLREFSFITYPVIILGFISFNRKQQRLLKLEEEKKSMELKVLKNQLNPHFLFNTLNNLYTLTLKKDDKAPEVIAKLSEILDFVLYRCNEDYVSIEKEITLIENYIALEKLRYSENRLDILFTKDIQYNHKISPLIVLTFIENAFKHGVINETEKAKIRLHLESKKDQIVFSIENTKPQNDLKPLSDKSKIGLENVRKQLDLLYPKKHQLEIAETQNNYTVKLYLIL, encoded by the coding sequence ATGAATTTCATCAAAAAACTGGATTTAAAAAGAATTGCTCTTCATTGTTTCTACTGGATTTTCTTTTTTTTCTTTTATGTTTCAAACAAGTCTGACAATGAAAATTATTATGACTTTACTTTTATTTATACCTGGAAAATTTTGGCACAGGTTTCAGTTGCTTATGGCTTAATATATTGGATTATTCCAAACACTTTAAACAAAAAAAGATATCTGCTTTTTATCATTTCAGCTCTAGGCTGGCTTTATCTTGTTTTTGCACTTTTAATGATTTTAAAATTTTATTATCTGGAACCAAAATTTCCGGATTTCTTTAAGGATTGGTTCGGACATAAAATGACGGTTCCTGAAAGATTGACTTCATTTAAACTGATGTTAAGAGAGTTTTCTTTTATCACTTATCCTGTTATTATCTTAGGATTTATAAGTTTTAACCGCAAACAGCAACGCCTTTTAAAACTGGAAGAAGAAAAAAAATCAATGGAATTAAAGGTCTTAAAGAATCAATTAAATCCTCATTTTCTGTTTAATACTTTAAATAACCTATATACTTTAACCTTAAAAAAAGATGATAAAGCACCTGAAGTAATTGCTAAGTTATCTGAAATTCTCGATTTTGTACTTTATCGTTGTAACGAAGATTATGTTTCTATCGAAAAAGAAATCACTTTGATAGAAAATTATATTGCATTAGAAAAACTCCGCTACAGCGAAAACAGATTAGATATTTTGTTTACCAAAGACATTCAGTACAATCACAAAATTTCGCCCTTAATTGTACTAACATTTATAGAAAATGCTTTTAAACACGGAGTTATAAATGAAACCGAAAAAGCAAAAATCAGATTGCATTTAGAAAGTAAAAAGGACCAAATTGTTTTTAGTATTGAAAACACAAAACCTCAAAATGATCTTAAACCTCTTTCTGATAAATCTAAAATTGGATTAGAGAATGTCAGGAAACAATTGGATTTATTATATCCTAAAAAACATCAGTTAGAAATAGCCGAGACACAAAACAATTATACTGTTAAACTTTATCTTATTCTTTAA
- a CDS encoding alpha/beta fold hydrolase, with the protein MTKHLINLFFFCSFITATSQSKSIDTLVDIGNHKLHFKIVKGNGTPILFDSGGGNDGSVWNSILEKLSTITNAPLITYDRAGFGKSTIDTLQTDESKHGIISSIEDLEKGLKKLGYDKEILLVSHSYGGYLSALYAARHPKLVKGIVLIDVNHNYYEDGVIEKIVATQDKLIPEWKKNNKGTYYMSATILETVKIMSKISIPKSIPVVDFVNGIPFLKVTEEIERWKECHKNFVANNPNVTGIVANDCSHGIWVGNPPLIITTIAKMYASTSKQKSEIQERALQYAITANNEEKAEDVAFYHSEDDLNTWGYKLLGKNENQKAAEIFKLNILLNPASANVYDSYGEALLKTDQNEAAIKMYKKSLELNPENKNAKEVLERVTKDNSKPLN; encoded by the coding sequence ATGACGAAACATTTAATTAATCTCTTTTTCTTTTGTTCTTTTATTACAGCAACTAGCCAATCTAAATCCATAGACACTTTGGTTGATATTGGAAATCATAAATTACATTTCAAGATCGTAAAAGGCAACGGAACACCAATTCTTTTTGATTCGGGCGGAGGAAATGATGGTTCAGTTTGGAATTCTATTTTAGAGAAATTATCAACTATTACCAATGCTCCTTTAATAACCTATGATCGTGCAGGTTTTGGAAAAAGTACGATCGATACTTTGCAAACCGACGAATCAAAACACGGTATTATAAGCAGCATTGAGGATTTAGAAAAAGGACTGAAAAAACTAGGATATGATAAAGAAATCTTGTTAGTTTCTCATTCTTATGGAGGTTACCTTTCAGCGCTGTATGCTGCCAGACATCCTAAATTAGTTAAAGGCATTGTACTTATAGATGTGAATCATAATTATTATGAAGATGGTGTGATCGAAAAAATAGTCGCCACGCAAGATAAATTGATTCCGGAATGGAAGAAAAATAATAAAGGAACCTATTATATGTCGGCAACAATTCTTGAAACCGTGAAAATAATGAGTAAAATTTCGATCCCGAAAAGCATTCCGGTTGTTGATTTCGTCAATGGAATCCCTTTCTTAAAAGTAACCGAAGAAATTGAACGTTGGAAAGAATGCCATAAAAATTTTGTAGCGAATAATCCTAATGTTACTGGCATTGTTGCAAATGACTGCAGTCATGGAATTTGGGTTGGCAATCCGCCATTAATCATTACTACAATAGCAAAAATGTATGCCAGTACTTCTAAACAAAAATCTGAAATTCAAGAACGTGCTTTGCAATATGCTATAACAGCCAACAATGAAGAAAAAGCTGAAGATGTAGCTTTCTACCATTCTGAAGATGATTTGAATACCTGGGGTTATAAATTATTAGGGAAAAATGAAAATCAAAAAGCAGCAGAAATTTTCAAACTTAATATACTCCTTAATCCTGCAAGTGCAAATGTGTATGACAGTTATGGAGAAGCATTATTGAAAACAGATCAAAACGAAGCAGCAATTAAAATGTACAAAAAATCGCTTGAGCTTAATCCTGAAAATAAAAACGCAAAAGAAGTTTTGGAAAGAGTAACAAAAGATAACTCAAAACCGCTAAATTAG
- a CDS encoding DEAD/DEAH box helicase, translating into MEPTKPFQFCFDISFEKNLNTYIPTAYIIENTSEIKYLDKKATKGVLESFGIDFENLDSNTKKILTACDSLKPDFIFKKFSAKIKSAKTIADLQKDSKIEFAIRQHLKFNLESFYNLIVKEQFPLSANMSAEKDFYRWRVDTNLLEFEPQIQFNKHSDGITYTLSLKENETSFLPMNKSVDILLDEPGWLIIDKKLGQLKDLNSKKLSPFLKKKSIEIPSKLVDNYFKNFIPEIAKKIDIEATGFEIELRDKIISCTIQPVYDFFKNCYYLNLYFDYNGYLFDASKTKKTHSFVDFSIINEPKIIQFKRSSDEVLYTDKLLKIGLIKIKNELFGLNSDSEIHDPYSNIQFVIDRKEELESIGFTIQNLKLESKEIITQNHIVATSKGETKEDWFDIKIIITIGDYTINFSEIIPNIKSKERLFLLPDGNYFLIPLEWLSKYSSLAKLAKTENGNLLLRKNNFAALDAIPEIKNEVNPIQKAEYISSDLLKATLRPYQIDGVKWLLGHFNSNLGACLADDMGLGKTLQTLAVMVAVQEQLGFTTKTTNFDLFQNETTIEKEPLKTLIVLPSSLVFNWYNEAAKFTPHFSKMQYVGNDRKLLANRLESSDLIFTSYNIIHRDISILEKYNFRYLILDESQYIKNKDSKIFKAINKINTVHKIALSGTPIENSLDDLWSQMQFINPDILGTYAFFAENFKIPIEKKQNEDVLSELKNLVQPYILRRTKEQVLKDLPELTEQIYYCDMDPEQEKLYEKEKSKARNFLLKTDGSSPDKISIINTLMKLRQLSNHPKMVDQESEIDSGKYIAVTNYLENLVKGKQKTIIFSSFVTNLSFYTDWCKENKITYCEITGETPAKKREQQVNLFQEKEEPLLFFISLKAGGVGLNITKASYVLFLDPWWNPFAEKQGVGRAHRIGQLNKVNVIRFISKNTVEEKIIKLQENKKLLSDSLLEESYVNDEIEVNLEYILGS; encoded by the coding sequence TTGGAACCTACAAAACCATTTCAGTTCTGTTTTGACATCAGTTTTGAAAAAAATCTGAATACCTATATCCCAACAGCATATATTATTGAAAATACCAGTGAAATAAAATATCTGGACAAAAAAGCAACAAAAGGTGTGCTTGAAAGTTTTGGAATTGATTTTGAAAATTTAGATTCCAATACCAAAAAAATACTGACAGCTTGCGACTCTCTAAAGCCTGACTTTATTTTCAAAAAATTCAGTGCCAAAATCAAATCAGCAAAAACAATTGCTGATTTACAAAAAGACTCCAAAATTGAGTTTGCCATTCGCCAGCATTTAAAATTCAACTTAGAATCCTTTTACAATTTAATTGTAAAAGAACAATTTCCGTTATCTGCTAATATGAGTGCCGAAAAGGATTTTTATCGCTGGAGAGTCGATACAAATCTGTTAGAGTTTGAACCTCAAATTCAATTTAACAAACACTCTGACGGAATTACTTATACCTTATCTTTAAAAGAAAACGAAACTTCATTTTTACCAATGAATAAAAGTGTAGATATTCTTTTGGATGAGCCAGGCTGGTTGATTATCGATAAAAAATTAGGACAGCTAAAGGACCTCAATTCTAAAAAGCTTTCACCTTTTTTAAAGAAAAAATCAATTGAAATACCTTCAAAATTAGTTGACAATTATTTTAAGAATTTCATTCCTGAAATAGCAAAAAAAATAGACATTGAAGCAACTGGTTTCGAAATTGAACTTCGCGACAAAATTATTTCATGCACGATTCAGCCTGTTTATGATTTCTTTAAAAACTGCTATTACCTTAACCTTTATTTTGACTATAACGGATATTTATTTGATGCCAGTAAAACTAAAAAAACACATTCGTTTGTTGATTTTAGCATTATCAATGAACCTAAAATAATTCAGTTTAAACGAAGTTCTGATGAAGTTTTATATACAGACAAATTACTTAAAATTGGTTTAATAAAAATCAAAAACGAATTGTTCGGATTGAATTCAGATTCCGAAATTCATGATCCTTATTCTAATATTCAATTCGTTATTGATCGTAAAGAAGAGCTCGAAAGTATTGGATTTACAATCCAGAATTTAAAACTGGAAAGCAAAGAAATCATTACCCAAAATCATATCGTTGCAACTTCAAAAGGAGAAACAAAAGAAGATTGGTTTGATATCAAAATAATCATTACAATTGGGGATTACACGATTAATTTCAGCGAAATTATTCCGAATATAAAAAGCAAAGAGAGACTGTTTTTATTGCCTGACGGAAACTATTTTTTGATTCCTTTAGAATGGCTTAGCAAATATAGTTCACTGGCAAAATTGGCCAAAACCGAAAATGGAAATCTACTTTTACGTAAAAATAATTTTGCAGCTTTAGATGCAATTCCGGAAATCAAAAACGAAGTAAATCCAATTCAGAAAGCTGAATATATCTCTTCTGATTTGCTAAAAGCAACTTTGAGACCTTATCAAATTGACGGTGTAAAATGGCTTTTGGGTCATTTTAACTCTAATTTAGGCGCTTGTCTTGCTGATGACATGGGACTTGGTAAGACATTACAGACTTTAGCCGTTATGGTTGCAGTACAGGAACAATTAGGATTTACTACTAAAACCACCAATTTTGATTTGTTCCAGAATGAAACTACTATCGAAAAAGAACCGCTTAAAACCCTGATCGTTTTACCGTCTTCACTGGTTTTTAACTGGTACAACGAAGCTGCAAAATTTACACCGCATTTTTCAAAAATGCAATATGTTGGCAACGATAGAAAATTACTGGCGAATCGATTAGAATCGTCAGATTTGATTTTTACCAGTTATAATATTATTCATCGTGATATTTCAATTTTAGAAAAATACAATTTCCGCTATTTAATTTTAGACGAAAGTCAATACATTAAAAATAAGGATTCTAAAATTTTTAAAGCCATTAATAAAATAAATACGGTTCATAAAATCGCTTTAAGTGGTACACCAATCGAAAACTCGTTGGACGATTTGTGGTCGCAAATGCAATTTATAAATCCGGATATTTTGGGTACTTATGCTTTTTTTGCTGAAAATTTTAAAATCCCAATTGAGAAAAAACAGAATGAAGATGTTTTATCTGAATTGAAAAACCTTGTTCAGCCTTATATTTTAAGAAGAACCAAAGAACAGGTTTTAAAAGATTTACCTGAATTAACAGAGCAGATTTACTATTGCGATATGGATCCTGAACAGGAAAAACTATATGAAAAAGAGAAATCAAAAGCTCGAAACTTTTTATTAAAAACAGATGGGTCGAGTCCGGACAAAATTAGCATTATCAATACTTTGATGAAGTTAAGACAACTGAGCAATCACCCAAAAATGGTAGATCAGGAATCAGAAATTGATTCCGGAAAATATATCGCGGTTACTAATTATCTGGAAAATCTAGTTAAAGGAAAACAGAAAACCATCATTTTTAGTTCGTTTGTTACTAATTTGAGTTTTTACACGGATTGGTGTAAAGAAAACAAAATAACATATTGTGAAATTACAGGCGAAACTCCTGCAAAGAAAAGAGAGCAGCAGGTAAATTTATTTCAGGAAAAAGAAGAGCCTTTGTTATTTTTTATTTCGCTTAAAGCGGGCGGTGTCGGATTGAATATTACCAAAGCTTCGTATGTTTTATTTTTAGATCCGTGGTGGAATCCTTTTGCAGAAAAACAAGGTGTTGGAAGAGCACACCGAATAGGACAATTAAACAAAGTAAATGTCATTCGATTTATTTCGAAAAATACCGTCGAAGAAAAAATTATCAAACTACAGGAAAACAAAAAGCTGTTATCTGATTCTCTTTTAGAAGAAAGTTATGTTAACGATGAAATCGAAGTTAATTTAGAATACATCTTGGGTTCTTAA
- a CDS encoding methyltransferase domain-containing protein yields the protein MKKLFKLVLNTIPRPLLIRLSYVARPILALSLKGTKYTDPIDGRSFRSFLPYGYGKQRNNVLSPSTLSLERHRLLWLYLNDQTDFFTAPKKVLHFAPEQAFYKRFRKQKNLDYTTTDLLSPLADVKADICNLPFKDNEYDVILCNHVLEHIPDDTKAMRELYRVLKPGGMAILQIPQDLSREVTFADDSITDQKERAKIFGQYDHVRVYGRDYFDKLRSIGFIVIEEDYTNKIAPELVEKYCLAKGEIIPLCFKQEN from the coding sequence GTGAAAAAACTTTTTAAATTAGTCTTAAATACAATACCTCGTCCATTATTAATTCGTTTGAGTTATGTTGCCCGACCGATTTTGGCACTTTCGTTAAAAGGAACTAAATATACTGATCCTATTGACGGGAGAAGTTTTAGATCATTTTTGCCTTACGGATATGGAAAACAACGTAATAATGTGCTTTCGCCAAGTACACTTTCTTTAGAAAGACACCGTTTGCTTTGGTTGTATTTAAACGATCAGACTGATTTTTTTACTGCACCGAAAAAAGTGCTGCATTTTGCTCCGGAACAAGCTTTTTATAAAAGATTCCGTAAGCAGAAAAACTTAGATTACACTACAACCGATTTACTTTCGCCTTTAGCAGATGTAAAAGCAGATATCTGCAATTTACCTTTTAAAGACAATGAATATGACGTTATCCTATGTAATCACGTTTTAGAACATATTCCAGACGATACTAAAGCCATGCGAGAATTATATCGTGTTTTAAAACCAGGCGGAATGGCGATTTTGCAAATTCCACAAGACTTATCACGCGAAGTTACTTTTGCAGATGATTCGATTACAGATCAAAAAGAACGTGCTAAAATCTTCGGACAATACGATCACGTTCGTGTTTACGGCCGCGATTATTTCGACAAATTAAGAAGCATTGGTTTTATCGTTATTGAAGAAGATTACACCAATAAAATTGCACCAGAATTGGTAGAAAAATATTGTTTAGCAAAAGGCGAAATTATTCCGCTTTGCTTTAAACAGGAAAATTAG
- the apaG gene encoding Co2+/Mg2+ efflux protein ApaG yields MVSQITRGIKISVLTSFEGTYFKNYKIHFAFSYVVTIENHSKDSVQLTSRHWEIFDSLNDLEVVDGEGVIGKKPVLKPGENHTYSSGCLLSSPYGAMKGHFNMINFTTTKTFKVIVPTFRMCAPFALN; encoded by the coding sequence ATGGTTTCTCAAATTACAAGAGGCATAAAAATATCAGTTTTAACTAGTTTTGAAGGTACTTACTTCAAGAACTATAAGATTCATTTTGCCTTTAGTTATGTCGTTACAATCGAAAATCACAGCAAAGATTCAGTTCAGTTAACTTCTCGTCACTGGGAAATTTTCGACTCATTAAATGACTTAGAAGTTGTTGACGGAGAAGGTGTTATTGGAAAAAAACCAGTTTTAAAACCTGGAGAAAATCACACTTATAGCTCTGGTTGTTTACTATCATCTCCTTATGGCGCGATGAAAGGTCATTTTAATATGATCAATTTTACTACAACAAAAACATTCAAAGTTATTGTTCCTACTTTTAGAATGTGTGCTCCGTTTGCTTTAAACTAA